One stretch of Streptomyces agglomeratus DNA includes these proteins:
- a CDS encoding fumarylacetoacetate hydrolase family protein: MSTNILRTADGWWVVRDARAVRIETKAVTTAELLADRAAVEEAAVGPGTPVAGLVALSPVTTPCRVVAQMVNYRSHARDSGFTGDIPAAFFRKASGSVSGPGDSIVRPTHVQFLDYEVELGLVMGAPLPVGTVVEERDLPTYVAGLVITNDVSAREVQLTKTQFYESKSYPTFTPTGPYLALLEPDDFAHFLDLRLKLSVNGDLRQDRTLADMIVRPAQALTLLTRFQTLAPGDLLLTGTPGGTALKAPPKPVEKIGSLLPPAVKWKAFFKSQARNPHYLRKGDVVTATIATPDGRIDLGEQRTPVTDSN, encoded by the coding sequence ATGAGTACCAACATCCTGCGTACCGCCGACGGCTGGTGGGTGGTGCGTGACGCGCGCGCCGTCCGTATCGAGACCAAGGCCGTCACCACCGCCGAGCTGCTGGCCGACCGCGCCGCTGTCGAAGAGGCCGCCGTCGGACCGGGCACCCCCGTCGCCGGCCTGGTGGCGCTGTCCCCAGTCACCACCCCCTGCCGTGTGGTGGCCCAAATGGTCAACTACCGTAGTCACGCACGCGATTCAGGCTTCACCGGTGACATCCCGGCCGCCTTCTTCCGCAAGGCGTCCGGCTCCGTGAGCGGCCCCGGTGACAGCATCGTGCGGCCGACGCACGTGCAGTTCCTCGACTACGAGGTCGAGCTCGGCCTGGTCATGGGCGCACCCCTGCCGGTGGGCACGGTCGTCGAGGAACGGGACCTTCCCACCTACGTCGCCGGGCTCGTGATCACGAATGACGTGAGCGCCCGCGAGGTCCAACTGACCAAGACCCAGTTCTACGAGAGCAAGTCGTACCCGACCTTCACACCCACTGGTCCCTACCTGGCCCTGCTGGAGCCGGACGACTTCGCCCATTTCCTCGACCTGCGGCTGAAGTTGAGCGTCAACGGGGACCTGCGCCAGGACCGCACTCTCGCCGACATGATCGTCCGTCCGGCGCAGGCGCTGACCCTGCTGACCCGGTTCCAGACCCTGGCCCCCGGTGACCTGCTGCTGACCGGCACCCCCGGCGGTACGGCCCTCAAGGCACCGCCCAAGCCGGTCGAGAAGATCGGCTCGCTCCTGCCGCCCGCCGTGAAGTGGAAGGCGTTCTTCAAGAGTCAGGCGAGGAATCCGCACTACCTGCGGAAGGGCGATGTGGTGACCGCGACGATCGCCACACCGGACGGGCGGATCGACCTCGGGGAGCAGCGCACCCCCGTGACCGACTCGAACTGA
- a CDS encoding bifunctional 3-(3-hydroxy-phenyl)propionate/3-hydroxycinnamic acid hydroxylase, translated as MTVDQVAGPRETTPRPGHVPVVIVGAGPVGVTAALLLARRGVRTVVLERHHDLYPLPRAVATDDEVRRILQAAGVQEEFAAIARPARGLRLLDARHRVMAEFPRAAQGQHGFPQTSMFDQPELERLLRDALARRPECELRSGVEVVGVEQGADGPVGVTYRDDEGEHFLRADAVLGCDGANSVTRDAIGAVWEDLRFEERWTVIDVRTSLPVRCWEGVDQVCDPSRPATFMRIGEDRYRWEFRLPDAAELDHERLRELIAPWVDLAHGADFEVVRQAQYTFRARIVDRWHRGRVFLLGDAAHLTPPFVGQGLCSGLRDAYNVTWKLARVLQQGATERLLETYESERKPHARHVIRLAVAMGWAMTGGQDGAAAVRRRVLGTACRIPGLAAAAGRDLSPVLAAGPLVRRRVREGGRGLAGRFCPQPWVTVDGRRARLDETLGDSFAVLTAVPLPPSLKAVVDGLGARTVCVVGLGDDNRLVDWLREGRTDAVLLRPDRVVMDVVPSGGHDFTGRPDWASLLHTTRSSFPSQQTVEEALLRSTKR; from the coding sequence ATGACCGTCGACCAGGTCGCCGGACCACGGGAGACCACGCCCAGGCCGGGACACGTACCCGTGGTGATCGTCGGAGCCGGGCCGGTGGGCGTGACCGCCGCACTCCTGCTCGCCCGGCGTGGTGTGAGGACCGTCGTCCTAGAACGCCACCACGACCTCTACCCCCTACCCCGTGCCGTCGCCACCGACGACGAGGTGCGCCGGATCCTACAGGCCGCAGGGGTCCAGGAGGAGTTCGCCGCGATCGCCCGTCCTGCGCGGGGGCTGCGGCTGCTGGACGCCCGGCACCGGGTGATGGCCGAGTTCCCGCGCGCCGCGCAGGGACAGCACGGCTTCCCACAGACCAGCATGTTCGACCAGCCCGAGTTGGAAAGACTGCTGCGGGACGCCCTGGCCCGGCGCCCGGAGTGCGAACTGCGCAGCGGGGTGGAGGTCGTCGGTGTCGAGCAGGGCGCCGACGGGCCGGTCGGTGTGACGTACCGGGACGACGAGGGCGAGCACTTCCTGCGGGCGGACGCGGTCCTCGGCTGCGACGGCGCCAACAGCGTGACCCGCGACGCCATCGGCGCCGTGTGGGAGGACCTGCGTTTCGAGGAACGCTGGACCGTCATCGACGTACGCACCAGCCTCCCGGTCCGCTGCTGGGAGGGCGTCGATCAGGTGTGCGACCCAAGCCGGCCGGCGACCTTCATGCGTATCGGCGAGGACCGCTACCGGTGGGAGTTCCGTCTGCCGGACGCGGCGGAACTGGATCACGAGCGGCTGCGTGAGCTGATTGCCCCCTGGGTGGACCTCGCACACGGCGCCGACTTCGAGGTGGTGCGACAGGCGCAGTACACCTTCCGAGCCCGCATCGTGGACCGGTGGCACCGGGGCCGGGTGTTCCTCCTCGGCGACGCCGCGCACCTCACCCCGCCCTTCGTCGGGCAGGGACTGTGCTCCGGCCTGCGCGACGCCTACAACGTCACATGGAAGCTGGCCCGTGTCCTCCAGCAGGGCGCCACTGAACGGCTGTTGGAGACCTACGAGAGTGAACGCAAGCCGCATGCCCGGCATGTGATCCGTCTCGCGGTCGCGATGGGCTGGGCCATGACCGGCGGCCAGGACGGCGCTGCCGCTGTCCGGCGCAGAGTCCTGGGCACGGCCTGCCGCATCCCCGGCCTCGCAGCGGCGGCAGGGCGCGACCTCAGTCCGGTCCTCGCCGCGGGTCCGCTCGTACGCCGTCGAGTCCGTGAGGGCGGCCGTGGTCTCGCGGGCCGCTTCTGCCCGCAGCCGTGGGTGACCGTCGACGGACGGCGAGCCCGCCTCGACGAAACGCTCGGCGACTCCTTCGCCGTTCTGACCGCCGTGCCGCTGCCTCCCTCGCTGAAGGCGGTCGTCGACGGACTCGGCGCCCGGACCGTCTGCGTGGTGGGCCTCGGCGACGACAACCGCCTCGTCGACTGGCTGCGGGAAGGGCGGACGGACGCCGTGCTGCTGCGGCCGGACCGCGTCGTGATGGACGTCGTCCCGTCCGGCGGCCACGACTTCACGGGCAGGCCCGACTGGGCGTCCCTGTTGCACACCACGCGAAGCTCATTTCCTTCACAACAGACCGTTGAGGAAGCCCTGTTGAGGAGCACGAAGCGATGA
- a CDS encoding acetoacetate--CoA ligase: protein MNTPYPSPFFTPRPEAAAASRIVDFARWAARHRGVETGTDYADLHRWSVTDLEGFWGAVWDYFDIDADTPHEQVLAEERMPGARWFPGATLNYTHHALRGLADDDVAIVALDETGSGYEVTGKGLRSQVASVAATLRDLGVGKGDRVVGYLPNTPHAIVAFLATASLGAVWSVCGQDYAPQAAADRFGQLEPTVLIAGDGYLFNGTTHDRRDAALELARSLPTLKATLLVDHAGLPWPSRNYPSLVIPWEDASTRTQEFLCTPVPFDHPLWVVFSSGTTGLPKGIVHGHGGVLLEHLKTLGLHSDLGPGDRLLWYTTTHWMMWNLIVSTLLTGATTCTYDGSPAPFARPDVLWELAARHRVTVFGTSPQYLLRMAKFGINPSVHDLSSVRVVGCTGSALPASAYPWVRDHVGDRVLLASISGGTDIVSGFAGSAPTTPVWAGELSAPHLGVALAAYDAEGRPVVDQVGELVVTRPMPSMPLYFWNDPDGTRYDDAYFAGYPGVWRHGDWITFTSHGSVIVHGRSDSTLNRNGVRLGSADIHDVVERLPEITEALVIGAEEPDGGYWMPLFVVLAAGATLDDALRERIREAVRTGASPRHVPDEILQVTGIPHTRTGKKLEVPVKRLLQGAPAEQVVNRASVDAPELIDYYARLGADHRDRRATA, encoded by the coding sequence ATGAACACACCGTACCCGTCCCCCTTCTTCACGCCCCGTCCGGAAGCCGCGGCGGCCAGCCGCATCGTGGACTTCGCCCGCTGGGCGGCCCGGCACCGAGGCGTGGAGACAGGCACCGACTACGCCGACCTGCACCGCTGGTCGGTCACCGACCTGGAGGGCTTCTGGGGTGCGGTGTGGGACTACTTCGACATCGATGCGGACACCCCGCATGAGCAGGTGCTGGCCGAGGAGAGGATGCCCGGCGCCCGCTGGTTCCCCGGCGCCACCCTCAACTACACCCATCACGCCCTGCGCGGCCTCGCGGACGACGACGTGGCGATCGTCGCCCTCGACGAGACCGGCTCCGGCTACGAGGTGACGGGGAAGGGGTTGCGCTCCCAGGTCGCCTCGGTGGCCGCGACCCTGCGCGACCTGGGGGTCGGGAAGGGCGACCGGGTCGTGGGGTACCTGCCCAACACCCCACACGCGATCGTCGCCTTCCTCGCCACCGCGAGCCTCGGCGCCGTATGGTCGGTGTGCGGTCAGGACTACGCTCCGCAGGCCGCCGCCGACCGATTCGGCCAGCTCGAACCCACCGTACTGATCGCCGGGGACGGCTACCTCTTCAACGGCACGACCCACGATCGCCGCGACGCCGCCCTGGAACTGGCACGGTCGCTGCCCACCCTCAAGGCCACTCTGCTGGTCGACCACGCGGGCTTGCCCTGGCCGTCCCGGAACTACCCGTCGCTGGTCATTCCGTGGGAGGACGCGTCCACCCGCACGCAGGAGTTCCTCTGCACGCCCGTGCCGTTCGACCACCCCCTGTGGGTCGTCTTCTCCTCCGGCACCACCGGCCTGCCCAAAGGAATCGTGCACGGCCACGGCGGCGTCCTCCTGGAGCACCTCAAGACCCTCGGCCTGCACTCCGACCTCGGCCCCGGCGACCGCCTGCTCTGGTACACCACGACGCACTGGATGATGTGGAACCTGATCGTCTCCACGCTGCTGACCGGCGCGACCACGTGTACGTACGACGGCAGCCCGGCCCCCTTCGCCCGCCCGGACGTCCTGTGGGAGCTGGCGGCCCGCCACCGCGTCACGGTCTTCGGCACCAGCCCCCAGTACCTGCTGCGCATGGCCAAGTTCGGCATCAACCCCTCGGTGCACGACCTGTCGTCCGTCCGTGTGGTCGGCTGCACCGGCTCCGCCCTGCCGGCCTCCGCCTACCCCTGGGTCCGCGACCACGTCGGCGACCGCGTCCTGCTCGCATCCATCAGCGGCGGCACCGACATCGTCTCCGGCTTCGCCGGCAGCGCGCCCACAACCCCCGTCTGGGCCGGCGAACTGTCGGCCCCGCACCTCGGCGTGGCGCTGGCCGCGTACGACGCCGAAGGTCGACCGGTCGTCGACCAGGTCGGTGAACTGGTCGTCACCCGGCCCATGCCGTCCATGCCGCTGTACTTCTGGAACGACCCCGATGGCACCCGATATGACGATGCCTACTTCGCCGGCTACCCCGGGGTGTGGCGGCACGGCGACTGGATCACTTTCACCTCCCACGGCTCCGTGATCGTGCACGGCCGCTCCGACTCCACCCTCAACCGCAACGGCGTGCGCCTGGGCAGCGCCGACATCCACGATGTCGTCGAGCGCCTCCCTGAGATCACCGAAGCCCTCGTCATCGGCGCGGAGGAACCCGACGGCGGCTACTGGATGCCACTCTTCGTGGTCCTCGCTGCCGGGGCGACGCTGGACGACGCCCTGCGCGAGCGGATCCGTGAGGCGGTCCGCACCGGCGCCTCACCCCGCCACGTCCCCGACGAGATCCTCCAGGTCACGGGAATCCCGCACACCCGAACCGGCAAGAAGCTCGAAGTCCCCGTCAAACGCCTCCTTCAAGGCGCCCCGGCCGAGCAGGTAGTCAACCGTGCCTCGGTGGACGCCCCGGAACTCATCGACTACTACGCCCGGCTCGGAGCCGACCACCGCGACCGAAGGGCCACGGCATGA
- a CDS encoding DoxX family protein — protein sequence MNTAQVTTVVVLVLIFLPLGVAKLAALPVMRRAAAHLGMSPNVYRVVGALELAAVVGLLAGLAATALAVAAAIGLALLMAGAAVAHLRHGDPPVRALPAAVLALVASAYAVVSAAG from the coding sequence ATGAATACCGCACAGGTCACCACCGTCGTCGTACTCGTCCTGATCTTTCTGCCGTTGGGAGTGGCGAAGCTCGCCGCTCTACCGGTCATGCGTCGGGCAGCGGCCCACCTCGGCATGTCGCCGAACGTCTACCGCGTCGTCGGAGCCCTGGAGCTGGCCGCAGTCGTCGGGCTGCTGGCGGGACTGGCCGCGACGGCCCTCGCAGTGGCCGCCGCGATCGGACTGGCGCTGCTGATGGCCGGGGCCGCTGTGGCGCACCTGCGCCACGGTGATCCGCCGGTACGGGCCCTGCCGGCCGCCGTACTGGCCCTGGTGGCGTCGGCGTACGCCGTTGTGTCGGCGGCGGGTTGA
- a CDS encoding immunity 49 family protein, with product MGINDVQRHPVNQQRLEQALGDKADRVQRRFEDVYYHGYPLREMLSELGYELLDHVAARSVHDPDLQEERTRLALTTAAESLFGVLELGCCPGGDWEIPFPLTHTRFSSEEKDFDEMRDATDTITARTWVEAFDICVASGLVRDWERVVGLLLRQDYAPMLHKNLPHAQRDSVSDPADLAHMDALCGYLTPSQGHLPRHWPQVTLCKPSIDERLDAALALDAAGAASPDQRLLRILLRDDQAAFEDALYQRLVEHRDAVGDDPAPRSLLPMGAIALAALAVQVHGWNLRIKSGYLPASLVNAPAPSPS from the coding sequence ATGGGGATCAACGACGTGCAGCGCCATCCGGTGAATCAGCAACGCTTGGAGCAGGCCCTCGGTGACAAAGCGGACCGTGTTCAGCGCCGGTTCGAGGACGTTTACTATCACGGGTACCCACTGCGCGAGATGCTGTCGGAGCTCGGCTACGAGTTGCTCGACCACGTCGCCGCACGCAGCGTGCACGATCCCGACCTCCAGGAGGAACGCACCCGCCTCGCCCTGACCACGGCTGCCGAATCTCTTTTCGGCGTACTTGAGCTGGGTTGCTGCCCGGGCGGCGACTGGGAGATTCCTTTCCCGCTGACCCACACACGTTTCAGCAGCGAGGAGAAGGACTTCGACGAGATGCGGGACGCGACCGACACGATCACCGCCCGCACCTGGGTCGAAGCGTTCGACATATGTGTGGCCAGCGGCCTGGTGCGGGACTGGGAGCGGGTGGTCGGGCTGCTGCTCCGACAGGATTACGCTCCCATGCTGCACAAGAACTTGCCGCACGCGCAGCGGGACTCGGTCTCCGATCCGGCCGACCTCGCGCACATGGACGCCCTGTGCGGCTACCTGACCCCGTCCCAGGGCCATCTGCCCCGCCACTGGCCGCAGGTGACGCTGTGCAAGCCGTCCATCGACGAGCGGCTGGACGCTGCGCTGGCCCTGGACGCCGCCGGCGCGGCGAGCCCCGACCAGCGGCTGCTGCGCATCCTGCTCAGGGACGACCAGGCCGCCTTCGAGGACGCGCTGTACCAACGCCTGGTGGAGCACCGTGACGCCGTCGGTGACGATCCCGCGCCCAGGAGCCTGCTGCCGATGGGTGCGATCGCCCTGGCCGCGCTCGCGGTTCAGGTGCACGGCTGGAACCTGCGGATCAAGTCCGGCTATCTGCCCGCCTCGCTCGTGAACGCCCCCGCCCCGTCCCCCTCCTGA
- a CDS encoding ADP-ribosylglycohydrolase family protein, protein MQRIQRAAGAVIGSAVGDALGGPFEFGPQGAFSARFPVPGAGGEMTGGGGWDAGEATDDTQMAVLVAESLLEQGGLDLPDIFTRFQRWAASEPKDIGLQTEDVLTNGMTWDLAAAVHFQVNQRAAGNGSLMRASTSAVYFASAGREATMAAARRIAALTHGDRAAWEGTAIFHELIRVTLEDTDPLVALPDILALVHPDHRGRYATVLAPDWHPEQATEFNGAVWPCLGSAVWALRTTTGFEDAVRAAIDLGGDTDTVAAVTGGLAGAYYGPDAIPARWSQALHVPLPGFDGRVLHLADLLHLAHRLGG, encoded by the coding sequence ATGCAGCGAATTCAGCGGGCCGCCGGCGCGGTCATCGGCTCAGCAGTGGGTGACGCCCTGGGCGGCCCCTTCGAGTTCGGTCCCCAGGGAGCGTTCTCCGCGCGGTTTCCCGTGCCCGGTGCCGGTGGCGAGATGACCGGCGGCGGTGGCTGGGACGCGGGCGAGGCCACCGACGACACGCAGATGGCCGTCCTGGTCGCGGAGTCCCTGCTGGAGCAGGGCGGACTCGATCTGCCGGACATCTTTACCCGCTTCCAGCGGTGGGCGGCATCGGAACCCAAGGACATCGGCTTGCAGACCGAAGACGTCCTGACCAACGGGATGACCTGGGACCTGGCTGCCGCGGTCCATTTCCAGGTCAATCAACGAGCCGCGGGAAACGGCTCCTTGATGCGGGCATCGACCTCCGCCGTCTACTTCGCTTCCGCCGGCCGGGAGGCCACGATGGCCGCGGCCCGCCGCATCGCTGCCCTCACCCACGGCGACCGGGCGGCCTGGGAAGGCACCGCGATCTTCCACGAGCTCATCCGCGTCACGCTCGAAGACACCGATCCCCTCGTCGCGCTCCCGGACATCCTCGCTCTGGTCCACCCCGACCACCGCGGGCGCTACGCCACAGTCCTCGCGCCCGACTGGCACCCCGAACAGGCCACCGAGTTCAACGGTGCCGTCTGGCCCTGCCTGGGCTCCGCCGTCTGGGCCCTGCGCACCACCACCGGCTTCGAGGACGCGGTACGCGCGGCGATCGACCTCGGCGGTGACACGGACACTGTCGCCGCGGTGACCGGCGGCCTCGCGGGGGCGTACTACGGGCCGGACGCGATCCCCGCCCGCTGGTCCCAGGCGCTCCATGTCCCCCTCCCAGGGTTCGACGGACGCGTACTGCACCTGGCGGATCTGCTTCACCTTGCGCACCGCCTCGGCGGCTGA
- a CDS encoding class I SAM-dependent methyltransferase, with amino-acid sequence MTYDLPAHQRALAFDRAAGAYAAHRPQYPAAVFETVEEFSGQRLAGARVADVGTGTGIAARDLHERGARVVGVEPGAGMAAQFRRELPGVPLVRGDGNRLPLADGSLDLVSYAQSWHWTDPSRAVPSALRVLRPGGALALWWSDPDPAVPWVAEQGARIEEWLGPGCYISNVQTPAGLLWKTRTLRWSRRVTVDFHLAKLATHSAFIVLGEPRASAFLTAERKRLAQHFPGGELDEPYVTSVAVAVRPA; translated from the coding sequence ATGACGTACGACCTCCCCGCCCACCAACGGGCTCTGGCCTTCGACCGGGCTGCGGGCGCGTACGCCGCTCACCGGCCGCAGTACCCCGCGGCCGTCTTCGAGACCGTGGAGGAGTTCAGCGGGCAGCGGCTTGCCGGGGCCCGGGTGGCCGATGTGGGCACCGGGACCGGGATCGCCGCCCGGGATCTGCACGAGCGCGGGGCCCGGGTGGTGGGCGTGGAGCCGGGCGCCGGGATGGCGGCGCAGTTCCGGCGCGAGCTGCCGGGGGTCCCGCTCGTGCGCGGGGACGGCAACCGGCTGCCGCTGGCCGACGGCTCACTCGACCTCGTCTCGTACGCCCAGTCCTGGCACTGGACCGACCCCTCGCGTGCTGTTCCGTCCGCCCTGCGGGTGCTGCGTCCCGGGGGCGCTCTGGCGTTGTGGTGGAGCGACCCGGATCCGGCCGTGCCGTGGGTGGCGGAGCAGGGGGCCAGGATCGAGGAATGGCTGGGGCCCGGCTGTTACATCTCCAACGTCCAGACACCGGCCGGACTTCTGTGGAAGACCCGTACGCTGCGCTGGTCGCGCCGGGTCACCGTCGATTTCCACCTCGCGAAGCTGGCCACTCATTCAGCCTTCATCGTGCTCGGCGAGCCCAGAGCCTCGGCCTTCCTCACGGCCGAACGCAAGCGCCTCGCCCAGCACTTCCCCGGTGGTGAGTTGGACGAGCCGTACGTGACGTCCGTGGCGGTGGCCGTCCGCCCCGCCTAG
- a CDS encoding S8 family peptidase → MSSVPFVRTTAVTATALAALLGGAFSWGAPSAVAAENAPTGWESASLGLPAAHRTTQGEGVTVAVLDSGINADHPALKGRVAKVGPDFYNSDGLRPGDKDYGVHGTAMVSDVLKAAPKARIITARVINDSKDEKLIRLKDGVSPLAKGIDFAVENGADVISLSLGGGLFSDLDSSEVGAASRAVQKGVTILAAAGNSGDEGNEGNFPAGYPTVIAVAATQPGGTRAEFSTARTHNTIAAPGVQIASAKNTGGYFNVDGTSPAAALASGVTALMLAKNPDLTPAQTRAILMRTAQAPAGGHNPLVGAGQINAAAAVRAAANPPSIDTAPRPYEGDKKHFASPSGTSKISHPPIDQGLRTVGLGAAAGGLLLVVCGLLLALRMKQRVSI, encoded by the coding sequence ATGAGCAGCGTCCCATTCGTGCGCACCACCGCCGTCACCGCCACCGCTCTCGCCGCCCTGCTGGGCGGAGCGTTCTCATGGGGCGCGCCGTCGGCCGTCGCGGCCGAAAACGCGCCCACGGGTTGGGAGTCGGCCTCGCTCGGTCTTCCGGCCGCCCACCGGACCACCCAGGGCGAGGGTGTGACGGTGGCGGTACTGGACAGCGGCATCAACGCCGATCACCCGGCTCTCAAGGGGCGGGTGGCGAAGGTGGGGCCCGATTTCTACAACAGTGACGGCCTGCGCCCCGGTGACAAGGACTACGGCGTTCACGGCACCGCCATGGTCTCCGACGTCCTCAAGGCCGCCCCCAAGGCCCGGATCATCACGGCCCGGGTCATCAACGACAGCAAGGACGAGAAGCTCATACGCCTGAAGGACGGCGTCAGCCCCCTCGCGAAGGGCATCGACTTCGCGGTCGAAAATGGCGCTGACGTCATCTCCCTGTCGCTCGGCGGCGGGTTGTTCTCCGATCTGGACAGCAGCGAGGTAGGCGCCGCGTCCCGCGCCGTGCAAAAGGGGGTGACCATCCTCGCGGCGGCCGGTAACAGCGGCGACGAGGGCAATGAGGGCAACTTCCCCGCCGGGTACCCGACCGTGATCGCCGTCGCCGCGACCCAGCCCGGCGGCACTCGGGCCGAGTTCAGCACCGCGCGTACGCACAACACCATCGCCGCCCCCGGTGTGCAGATCGCCAGCGCCAAGAACACCGGCGGCTACTTCAACGTCGACGGCACCTCACCGGCCGCCGCGCTCGCCTCCGGCGTCACCGCGCTGATGCTCGCTAAGAACCCGGACCTGACGCCGGCCCAGACTCGCGCCATCCTCATGCGTACCGCCCAGGCGCCCGCAGGCGGTCACAACCCGCTCGTCGGCGCGGGACAGATCAACGCGGCCGCCGCGGTCCGCGCGGCAGCCAACCCACCCAGCATCGACACCGCACCAAGGCCCTACGAAGGCGACAAGAAGCACTTCGCCTCGCCGAGCGGAACCAGCAAGATCAGCCACCCGCCGATCGACCAGGGACTCCGCACCGTGGGTCTGGGCGCGGCGGCCGGCGGCTTGCTGCTCGTCGTCTGCGGACTGCTGCTGGCACTCCGCATGAAGCAACGCGTATCCATCTGA
- a CDS encoding TSUP family transporter, giving the protein MDLYEVIGLLLAATAAGWVDAVVGGGGVLLIPVLLLSFPQYPPATALGTNKIAAVMGTATAAYMYQRRTRLDRSVLVPAAALAVPFGALGALSAASVPTSYFRPVIMALLVSVALFVAFRPSFGVQQTDTVVTRRRRITAILLAGVGIGFYDGVFGPGVGTFLIISFTTLLATQFLESAAMAKVINASSNLGALAVFAWQGNVLWAIGLGMAVGNITGAMIGSRTAMKKGSGFVRVVLVLVVTGMVIKMGFDQFA; this is encoded by the coding sequence ATGGATCTGTACGAGGTAATCGGGCTGCTCCTGGCCGCGACGGCAGCCGGGTGGGTGGATGCCGTCGTGGGCGGGGGCGGGGTGCTCCTCATCCCGGTGCTGCTGCTGTCCTTCCCGCAGTACCCGCCCGCGACAGCGCTCGGCACCAACAAGATCGCCGCCGTCATGGGCACCGCGACCGCCGCGTACATGTACCAGAGGCGTACACGCCTGGATCGCTCGGTCCTCGTGCCGGCCGCGGCACTCGCGGTCCCGTTCGGCGCGCTGGGGGCTTTGTCCGCGGCAAGCGTGCCCACGAGTTACTTCAGGCCCGTCATCATGGCTCTGCTGGTCTCGGTGGCACTCTTCGTAGCCTTCAGGCCGAGCTTCGGCGTGCAGCAGACGGACACCGTCGTAACCCGGCGTCGCCGCATTACGGCCATTCTTCTGGCGGGCGTCGGGATCGGTTTCTACGACGGCGTATTCGGCCCCGGAGTCGGCACCTTCCTCATCATTTCCTTCACCACCCTCCTTGCCACACAGTTCCTGGAGAGCGCTGCCATGGCGAAAGTCATCAACGCCTCGTCCAATCTGGGCGCCCTGGCGGTTTTCGCATGGCAGGGGAACGTTCTGTGGGCCATCGGCCTCGGAATGGCTGTTGGGAATATAACGGGCGCGATGATCGGCTCACGCACCGCGATGAAAAAGGGCTCCGGCTTCGTGCGGGTTGTATTGGTGCTTGTGGTCACGGGAATGGTGATAAAGATGGGTTTCGATCAGTTCGCTTAA
- a CDS encoding HdeD family acid-resistance protein → MTMPHGSASGPASRAGQQHEPDGAAPEPAGDSVAPGPTGDIAYVLARLGRSWTWIMGSAVATLVPGVLLLVWPEATLHVLAVLIGLYLLVDGAFRFVAVFARRAHERLPGLLLAVLYVLAGVLCLRNPLQTIAALSLIVGVLWLVSGILTLYTALATQDLPHRGVVVGVAVLGIVAGIVVLALPAESARALTRLLGLWLVLLGLSEAWVALAWRAALRKAQATGPHAPAAAA, encoded by the coding sequence ATGACCATGCCACACGGTTCGGCGTCCGGTCCGGCATCGCGCGCCGGGCAGCAACACGAGCCCGACGGCGCCGCACCAGAACCGGCGGGCGATTCCGTCGCACCAGGGCCGACGGGCGATATCGCGTACGTGCTCGCCCGGCTCGGCCGTTCATGGACCTGGATCATGGGGTCGGCCGTCGCGACGCTGGTGCCGGGCGTCCTCCTCCTGGTCTGGCCGGAAGCCACCCTGCACGTCCTGGCCGTCCTCATCGGCCTGTACCTGCTGGTGGACGGAGCGTTCCGGTTCGTGGCCGTCTTCGCGCGCAGGGCACACGAACGGCTGCCGGGGCTGCTCCTGGCCGTGCTGTACGTCCTGGCCGGAGTGCTGTGCCTGCGGAACCCGCTTCAGACCATCGCCGCCCTCTCCCTGATCGTCGGGGTCCTGTGGCTCGTGTCCGGCATCCTCACCCTCTATACGGCCCTCGCGACTCAGGACCTGCCGCACCGGGGCGTCGTCGTCGGCGTCGCGGTGCTCGGCATCGTCGCGGGCATCGTGGTGCTCGCGCTGCCGGCCGAGTCGGCCCGCGCCCTGACCCGGCTGCTCGGCCTGTGGCTCGTGCTGCTCGGTCTGAGCGAGGCGTGGGTGGCCCTCGCGTGGCGGGCCGCGCTCCGCAAGGCACAGGCCACGGGGCCACACGCCCCCGCCGCGGCGGCCTGA
- a CDS encoding SHOCT domain-containing protein, protein MSEQTYLAYDYPLLGAFWTMFLFFLWIMWFILLFRIITDIFRDDSMNGWAKTGWLVFCILLPFLGVFVYVIARGRNMGRREVAQARAQQEEFKDYIRQTAAGGRPSNVDELARLAEIRDRGAITEEEFRRAKELVLSGQGTQSHPGSPTPGA, encoded by the coding sequence ATGAGCGAGCAGACCTATCTGGCATACGACTACCCGCTGCTGGGCGCCTTTTGGACCATGTTCCTGTTCTTCCTGTGGATCATGTGGTTCATCCTGCTGTTCCGGATCATCACCGACATCTTCCGTGACGACTCGATGAACGGCTGGGCCAAGACGGGCTGGCTGGTGTTCTGCATCCTCCTGCCCTTCCTGGGAGTGTTCGTCTACGTGATCGCGCGAGGCAGGAACATGGGCCGCCGGGAGGTGGCACAGGCGCGTGCGCAGCAGGAGGAGTTCAAGGACTACATCAGGCAGACCGCGGCCGGCGGACGGCCCAGCAATGTCGATGAACTCGCCCGGCTGGCCGAGATCCGTGACCGGGGCGCCATCACTGAGGAGGAGTTCCGCAGGGCGAAGGAACTCGTACTGAGCGGTCAGGGTACGCAGTCGCACCCGGGCTCTCCCACGCCCGGTGCCTGA